ATGTATATATTACTGTTGTATTATTTTTCCTATTTACTTTCTTTATAAACTCAAAAATACAATTTCGTGATTGCGGATCTACCCCTACAGTAGGCTCATCCATTATCAAAATCTTAGGTCTATGCATAATAGCTATTGCCAGATTCAGTCTTCTTTTCATGCCCCCTGAAAATTTCTTCACTTTTTCCTTTTTTCTTTCTCTAAGTCCTGTAACCTCTAGTGCTTCTGCTATTCTCTCCTTTAGTAGTTTTCCACCCAACCCATAGAAGGCTCCAAAATATTCAAGATTATCATAGGCTGACATAGTCTCCATAATTGCTAACTCTTGAGGTACAAGTCCTATATATTCTTTAGCTTTTACAGCTTCCTTTAAAACAGAATGTCCTCCAATTTCTATGTCTCCACTGCTAGGCTTCAATAACCCTGTAATTATATTTATTAATGTTGATTTTCCAGCACCATTAGGACCTATAAGTCCAAATATATCTCCTTTTTTTATTTCAAAGTCTATATTATTCAATACTAATTTATCATTAAATCTTTTAGTGACATTCTTTACCTTTATATTACTCATAAAAAACCTCCTCAAACTTTCTAATTTCATTTTAGAAAATATTGAGGAGTATTCCAAGTACTTAAAGTAACCATAAAAATTACTTAAGTCACTATTTACTATTCAGCTATATTATTTTTAAAGGCAAATATAGTAAGTT
This genomic window from Clostridium pasteurianum DSM 525 = ATCC 6013 contains:
- a CDS encoding ABC transporter ATP-binding protein, whose protein sequence is MSNIKVKNVTKRFNDKLVLNNIDFEIKKGDIFGLIGPNGAGKSTLINIITGLLKPSSGDIEIGGHSVLKEAVKAKEYIGLVPQELAIMETMSAYDNLEYFGAFYGLGGKLLKERIAEALEVTGLRERKKEKVKKFSGGMKRRLNLAIAIMHRPKILIMDEPTVGVDPQSRNCIFEFIKKVNRKNNTTVIYTSHYMEEVESLCNDIFILDLGKEIASGSKQEIKSMANIHGTVRFKVKDYNEEFIFMIKKLQGVKDGFIVDDTINLLIDENNFVLEDLLKLAADNDKKIISFNLEEASLEEVFLSLTGKKLRD